The genomic DNA atcaacataaaataaataatatattatgaaaAGGACATATAAAATCCAATAATTTAAAGCATTCTGTGAACCTTAATTTAAAGTACTATTTATATCAATTTAAAAGTAGTTTCTTTGAGAAATGATTAAAAGAAAGACACACCGAATATGGGAAAAGGGAACGACACAGGCATAATCTGTGTAATGTGGCTTCTTTTCCCAATTTATATTAGATGAGTTGGACCGTAGTACGGTACTGCATTTTAATGGAAAACACAAATAGTCTCTTAGAAGTTTGTGTTTCAAAGGGTATTGATATATTTTCCTCTACTTAGCAGATAAACATTTCCCATGTCTATCTCAGCATCCATGCTCCACTGTTACAGCCAGGGTGCTGGAGTGACTGAATGTACTCTtagtaatacattaattatctcTTTCTGTTTACAGGCAAGAAATGAGCCACAGAACATTACTATTTCCTGTGAATACATTGCAAGGGTGAAAGGAATCACACCAAAGAAAGTTGCTGATGTCACGACACAGAATGCTCTCAGACTGTTCCCTAAGATCCACAGGACATTGAAACACTGAATTACCATGACCTGGGAGCCTTGATCACAATATTAGAAACCAATGCAAACATCTGAGTCAAGTTTAAATCATGTATGGACTTGTCTGTATAAATACAGCAGTAGACTCACATGatcagtaaaaaacaaaacttattTTTGTCCTGATGTTTTATATGCAGTTAGTGGTTCTCCTTTACAAAAGTGTCACTTTTCCCAAATATTTTCCATCCTTGTGCAAATAGCAATAGAATTATGTAAACCTATATAGaaggttgtgttttttaatggtggagtttccatttgtgtttatttacatgtttagtaaaatagcttGATAAAATCATGTTGGTAGCCACAATAACAGAGAAGCACGTGTATATCTCATCAGAATTATGTAAATAGAAATCATAGATATAAATAACTTTTTCTACTCATTTCAATCAACTAGAATCTCTAGGGTACATACAAGTTCCACAAAATGTGAAACAATGTAATTGGTAAAGATCTATAGTTTAAGGAACAATATTTATACAACTATATTAATCACATAGTAACATCATTTAAAAGGGTGTGGATATGTTTAGCTATAACTATGCCTCTTAACTGTGTTGTTTTAGAGTATAGAACACTTGACTAGAGAATCAAAAGCCAGGAATAATaagtattaattatttaaaaataagttgTTGCCTTTCAGGTATTGAAATTGTAATTGAAAAGTTGGGAGATGGGTCAGACCCTGATCCTGCCCAAACCACACATAAATAAGGAAACCCTACTTTCCGAGCATTTGTGCTTCACACCCCTCCATCATCCAAACACCCCCTTTGCAGCAAACCCCCTGGCTGTTCCACACTGGGGGGTCCGGTGCCTCGTTTGAATGGCCAGGCCAATGTTCCCTCAGGCAAGCAAGTTTAAGCCTCATCTAAATACATTCTATCCAACAAAATCTTAGCTACTGAATTACATTTAGTTGAAGTGATGCAAGTAAGGCTTGGTGGAAACAGGAACTTTATTGAAGATCTGCTCACATTAGATGAGCCTTATCTGAAAGAgatgaaaacacaaacaagtaAATTAAGCACAATGATTGATCCATAAAATATGAATGAGACCAAAACATTGTAAATAATACTTATATGAATGACTCATTTTGGGAATCACGTATTGTGTTCTGAAATGTATTACAAACATACTTATAAAATAACATGCAACATTTTTGGACAAGGGGAGTCAATTCATGGCATTTCAAGGGTTAACTGAGAATGTTAGAAGGTTCCTTTAAGATACATTATCCGCTACACCCTTAATTCAAACATATATAGCAAACGTTAATTAAATATGTACCAGAATGCATTACGTTTCTAGCCCGTCTTCTAGCTTTACTCACAAAAGTAATCAATAGGTTACATATTAACGTGTCCACAAGATGTGTGCTACCTTTCAAATCGTAAACTACAGAACATTGCAATAGTTTATGACGTTTTGATTTCTTACAGCTTTGGGCAAAGTGTCTCCTCTCGGGGGCGTTGGCATTGCCCTTCACCCATGAGCAGCGCTGTTCCGGGCCGGGCGCAGGCGGTGCATTGCGGTCAGGGGAGCTCTGCAGATGGCCAGGGAAATGCTTCCTCTGCGATCGCAGCCAGGACCCCTTGCTGCTCGCCTCCACACGACACCAGGTCTCCCTGTGCAGATTCAAATCGTAAAGTGACTTTTCTTGACCGTTGGACATTTTTCCTTCTTGTTTGAGTGCTCTGTGTCAACAGTGGCCCGCACAGCCGTGTGCACCAGTGATGAAGCCGTTTAACCAGAGGAACTTGGCTGTTGCCATGGGATTTGAAACCTGACTCCGTGTGCGTCCATAGCAGCTAAAGAATCCTGAAATAGAATGAAAGGACAAGAGTGGAcgatattttttgtgtttgtttgttttgctaatCCCTATAATATTGCATGTGTGCTGAATCTACTTAAGGTTATAAGATAACCCCCTATTCAGGTAATAACTAgtaatattaatgtatgtaaaaactttttgtattatattttggcTTTTGAAAACCACCCACTGTTTGACTAATCAAACTAATTCAAATTAAGAAATGACTTCCCATAGAATCATTATACACTGTAATCTGTCATGCGTCTATAAAATCACACTCCACCACACCACTTAAGTTGCATAAAACAACCTAATTACTTATCTTAAGTTATTCACTTAAGGACATTTTCCCTTTAATAAAGGGGATGATTTAAGAGTGTGGCATAAACCGTAGTTAAGTATTGCCCTTAGGTTAGGGAAATGCCTTATGCCTATTGGTCTTGCTATTCAACTTTGTCTTTAGAAGAAGGAATGTAAAAGATTACTGAGCGCCGCGGACCGGTTACCATAGCAACGGGGCAACGCctcggataattgttctatggAACGTTACTCTAGACCAGGGTTtctcaaaccggtcctgggggaccccctaccctgctggtttttgttccaaccgagctctcaattacttaattgaacctaaatcagagccttttaatatgttttaatagtaggggttaagtataaaattgtataaggaaattattaaggagccaactttttatcagttacacaatttaaagagtcaaatgtaatcaaattacttaaatgaagggttcaattaagcaactgagagctcggttggaacaaaaaccagcaggacaggtggtactccaggacaggtttgagaaccactgctctagacTCTAGAACATGGCAAAGAGAGTAAACTCCAACTGGTCTgaaggagagaaaaataattgtttattcGATGGGGAGCCTGACCTGGACGTTTCCTCAAACAGTCTCAATATTTCTaagttacatttggtattttatgaGTTGTGTACAAGACAGAAAAGACAGTTAATTCCTTCTTGACTGGTGCAAACAAGCTTACTAAGCAAATTGTAACTAATTGTTAAGAGATTAAATTACTTACTACATAgactttatgaatgaataacctTGTGGTCAAGGATGCTAACAGTGagttttgttaaacaacagAATGCAGGGCAACAACAGAATGTAGAGCCTTAGAGATAAGATTTGATTTGAAATGATAGAAAGAATTTATACTGTTGAGAAAGGCTTGCCAGGTCCAAAGAGTAACAGAGAAACACAATCAGCAAATTTTGTGAAATTTAGTTCTTCAGCAGTTTTTGACCACTGGCCTGCAGTTGGCTGGATGTCCTTTGGGTGATGGACTATCCTTGATACACACTGGAAACTGTTGAGCATGAAAAACTCAGCAACATTGCAAACTGTGCAAACTGTTCAATGGCACTTAAATCTGTTTTCTTGCCCATTCAACATGTGAatggcacacatacacaatccaTCTGTCGGTTGTGTGAAGGCTTTAAAATCCTTTTTTAACCATTTCCTCCCCTTCATCTACACTGATTGAAATGGATTTAACAGGTTACATCAATAAGGGATCATAGCTTTTACCTGGATTCAACTCATCAGTCTGTTTCATGAAAAGATTTTTTGAGCACTCAGTGTAGATTAAACTATAACGAATTGTGGAAGCACAAATCTTCACCTTTGTTTAGGTTGAAGTcggtaaaaatgtttttta from Amia ocellicauda isolate fAmiCal2 chromosome 1, fAmiCal2.hap1, whole genome shotgun sequence includes the following:
- the spata45 gene encoding spermatogenesis-associated protein 45, translating into MSNGQEKSLYDLNLHRETWCRVEASSKGSWLRSQRKHFPGHLQSSPDRNAPPAPGPEQRCSWVKGNANAPERRHFAQSYKAHLM